A DNA window from Rhizobium jaguaris contains the following coding sequences:
- a CDS encoding cell envelope integrity protein TolA: MASRSVRVSIERRRAGGGMNDNHPSVLPGHELIGLDGLPRPPAAEAVAHYSRFTQIGSFPDHPAEPVPDAPEPPVMDVLMERPRLAPSTGKKTVAVACLGSFLFHAVIVAALLVTMAVAPEDAEEEAGDTVSVIMLGSSDMDQMSAGEESTEPQPEQITADAVQPRTMQPADVKPAEAEAVQPQPTAAQPVETVEAVQPATETVETAQPLQQISREAIVSPEPEVLATQAPAETTVVQPMTASVQPTNAKPEEVQPAETKPVEVQPVEAAQAAVPPTEAVTPVEKPLQQAKPIEKPKDIVKKQPPKAVKVKAGSGGESEQDSKKGSAEGTENAQSNANSLTDGRRTGLGSAAVANYPGKVQSRIRRAVRLSSNYEKGITVRVRLTIGAGGELSSLSVARSSGIPELDEAVTDGVRRAAPFPPLPPEWGKPSWSFTQEVQVTGR, translated from the coding sequence ATGGCTTCGCGCTCGGTCAGGGTTTCCATCGAGCGTCGCCGCGCCGGCGGCGGCATGAATGACAATCATCCGAGTGTGCTTCCAGGCCACGAACTGATCGGCCTTGACGGCCTACCGCGCCCCCCGGCCGCTGAAGCGGTTGCGCATTACAGCCGATTCACGCAGATAGGCTCCTTTCCCGATCATCCGGCCGAGCCTGTGCCGGATGCGCCCGAGCCACCCGTCATGGATGTGCTGATGGAGAGGCCGAGGCTGGCTCCTTCGACAGGCAAGAAAACTGTTGCCGTCGCTTGCCTCGGCTCCTTCCTCTTTCACGCTGTTATTGTTGCGGCCTTGTTGGTGACGATGGCCGTGGCCCCCGAAGATGCCGAGGAGGAGGCCGGCGATACCGTCAGCGTTATCATGCTCGGCAGCTCGGATATGGATCAGATGTCGGCGGGCGAGGAAAGTACGGAGCCGCAGCCCGAGCAGATAACGGCAGATGCCGTGCAGCCGCGGACGATGCAGCCTGCCGATGTAAAGCCTGCAGAAGCGGAAGCCGTTCAACCGCAGCCAACGGCGGCTCAGCCGGTCGAGACAGTCGAAGCTGTTCAGCCGGCGACTGAAACGGTGGAGACGGCGCAGCCGCTGCAACAGATCTCGCGGGAAGCGATCGTCAGCCCGGAGCCGGAGGTGCTGGCGACGCAGGCGCCGGCCGAAACGACCGTGGTTCAGCCGATGACGGCGTCGGTGCAGCCGACAAATGCTAAGCCTGAGGAAGTCCAACCCGCCGAGACGAAACCTGTTGAAGTGCAGCCGGTGGAGGCTGCGCAGGCTGCCGTACCGCCCACCGAAGCGGTGACCCCGGTCGAGAAACCGCTTCAACAGGCCAAGCCGATCGAAAAGCCGAAAGACATCGTCAAGAAACAGCCGCCCAAGGCCGTGAAGGTGAAGGCCGGCTCCGGCGGCGAGAGTGAGCAAGATTCGAAGAAGGGTTCTGCCGAAGGCACTGAAAATGCGCAGTCGAATGCGAATTCGCTAACCGACGGCCGTCGCACCGGCTTGGGCAGCGCGGCCGTTGCCAATTATCCGGGCAAGGTGCAGTCCCGCATTCGCCGCGCCGTGCGTCTGTCCTCGAATTACGAAAAGGGCATAACGGTTCGGGTGCGTCTGACGATCGGAGCGGGCGGTGAGCTCAGTTCCCTTTCCGTAGCACGGAGTTCGGGCATTCCCGAACTGGATGAAGCCGTCACCGATGGCGTTCGCCGAGCTGCACCGTTTCCGCCGCTGCCCCCGGAATGGGGCAAACCCAGCTGGTCCTTCACGCAGGAGGTTCAGGTGACAGGGCGATAG
- a CDS encoding DUF423 domain-containing protein: MSFSATIRPLTLFIAGILGGAGVALAAAASHGGDTHFLGSASTMCLAHAPTLLALYAGYDRIRTAPIAAVLLGLGTLIFAGDLVGRHFGNSSLFPLAAPTGGLGMIAGWAVVALGASFKRTAAET; the protein is encoded by the coding sequence ATGAGCTTCAGCGCCACGATCCGTCCGCTTACCCTGTTTATAGCCGGCATCCTCGGCGGCGCCGGCGTTGCGCTCGCAGCAGCGGCATCCCATGGCGGCGACACGCATTTTCTCGGTTCCGCCTCGACCATGTGTCTGGCGCATGCCCCTACCCTGCTTGCCCTCTATGCCGGGTACGACCGCATCCGCACCGCGCCGATAGCAGCCGTGCTGCTAGGGCTCGGAACACTGATCTTTGCAGGTGATCTTGTCGGCCGCCATTTCGGCAATAGTTCGCTTTTCCCGCTGGCCGCACCGACGGGAGGGCTCGGCATGATAGCGGGATGGGCTGTGGTGGCTCTGGGCGCGTCCTTTAAAAGGACCGCAGCTGAAACTTGA
- a CDS encoding DUF2325 domain-containing protein, whose amino-acid sequence MARKGKKDFGRDSREAQTPEPVSARSSLDGRSFLYVGGRDCQVAHLRQIASSFGAELIHHDGGLREAVSRIDTVLPSVDCVFCPIDCISHDACLRVKTGCKKFGKAFIPLRNGSKSSLERALQTMNERDNSR is encoded by the coding sequence ATGGCGCGTAAGGGGAAAAAGGATTTTGGCCGCGATAGCCGCGAGGCGCAAACGCCGGAGCCGGTATCCGCAAGATCCAGTCTCGACGGGCGCAGTTTCCTCTATGTCGGCGGTCGCGATTGCCAGGTGGCGCATTTGCGCCAGATCGCCAGCAGCTTCGGCGCCGAGCTCATCCATCACGACGGCGGCTTGCGCGAGGCGGTGTCGCGCATCGACACCGTGCTGCCTTCGGTCGACTGCGTCTTCTGCCCGATCGACTGTATCAGCCACGATGCTTGCCTGCGGGTGAAGACCGGCTGCAAGAAATTCGGCAAGGCCTTCATACCTTTGCGCAATGGCAGCAAGTCGAGCCTCGAGCGGGCGCTGCAGACGATGAACGAACGAGACAATTCCCGATGA
- the hemP gene encoding hemin uptake protein HemP has product MIAEKTPIQPVPLMAAPQIRIVESTDIFRGQTEIMIRHEGVIYRMKITRQGKLILNK; this is encoded by the coding sequence ATGATTGCTGAGAAAACCCCAATACAGCCGGTGCCGCTGATGGCCGCACCGCAAATTAGAATTGTCGAGAGCACGGATATTTTCCGTGGCCAAACTGAAATCATGATCAGGCACGAGGGCGTCATCTACCGGATGAAAATCACGCGCCAAGGCAAACTCATTCTCAACAAATAG
- a CDS encoding antibiotic biosynthesis monooxygenase family protein, with amino-acid sequence MYIAMNRFKVIIGSEGAFEAVWKGRDSRLEDVPGFVEFRLLRGGTNVEEGYTLFSSHTIWRSEEDFLNWTKSENFRMAHRNAGDNKALYWGPPRFEGFNVVAGV; translated from the coding sequence ATGTATATTGCGATGAACCGCTTCAAGGTCATCATCGGTTCGGAAGGCGCTTTTGAAGCGGTCTGGAAAGGTCGCGATTCACGATTGGAAGATGTCCCTGGTTTCGTAGAATTCCGCCTGCTGCGCGGCGGCACGAATGTGGAAGAGGGTTATACGCTGTTTTCCTCGCATACGATCTGGCGCAGTGAAGAGGATTTCCTCAATTGGACGAAATCCGAGAATTTCCGCATGGCGCACCGCAATGCTGGTGATAACAAGGCGCTATATTGGGGGCCGCCGCGGTTCGAAGGATTTAATGTGGTTGCCGGCGTCTGA
- a CDS encoding heme/hemin ABC transporter substrate-binding protein: protein MTMLKNFKRIKPWEIALTALVMALPFLPTSPIKSGHDFVGHAHATEAPKIDTSRLVSIGGDVTEIIYALGEGNRLIARDSTSMYPEAAAKLPDVGYMRALSPEGILAVNPTAIVAVDGSGPPEALAVLRNASVPFETVPQTYDRDGILKKIDVIGSLLGVPDKAKALENKVAADLDASVTDSGKRSEAERKRVLFVLSNQNGKILASGGNTAADGIIKLAGAINAVDNFSGYKPLTDEAIIEAKPDVILIMDREGPLSMKDDDLLKQPAISLTPAASHKAIIRMDGLYLLGFGPRTASAVRELNAAIYGG from the coding sequence ATGACGATGTTGAAGAACTTCAAGCGCATCAAGCCGTGGGAAATCGCGCTGACAGCGCTAGTGATGGCTTTGCCATTCCTTCCCACGAGCCCGATCAAGAGCGGCCATGATTTCGTCGGGCACGCCCACGCCACGGAAGCGCCCAAGATCGATACGTCCCGCCTTGTCTCGATCGGCGGCGACGTCACCGAGATCATCTACGCGCTGGGCGAGGGAAACAGACTGATCGCCCGCGACTCCACCAGCATGTATCCGGAGGCGGCGGCCAAGCTGCCCGATGTCGGCTATATGCGCGCGCTTTCACCCGAGGGCATCCTCGCCGTCAATCCGACCGCGATCGTCGCGGTGGACGGCTCCGGCCCGCCGGAGGCTCTGGCGGTGCTGCGCAATGCCAGCGTGCCCTTCGAAACCGTGCCGCAGACCTATGACCGCGACGGCATTCTGAAGAAGATCGACGTCATCGGCTCGCTGCTTGGTGTTCCGGACAAGGCGAAGGCCCTCGAAAATAAGGTTGCCGCGGATCTCGACGCCTCGGTCACGGACTCCGGGAAACGCTCTGAGGCCGAGCGCAAACGCGTGCTTTTTGTCCTGAGCAACCAGAATGGCAAGATCCTCGCTTCGGGCGGCAACACCGCCGCCGACGGCATCATCAAGCTTGCCGGCGCCATCAATGCCGTCGACAATTTCTCGGGCTACAAGCCGCTGACCGATGAAGCGATCATCGAGGCAAAGCCCGACGTGATCCTGATCATGGACCGTGAAGGCCCGCTGTCGATGAAGGATGACGACCTCTTGAAGCAACCGGCGATTTCGCTAACGCCGGCGGCCAGCCACAAGGCGATCATCCGCATGGACGGCCTGTATCTGCTCGGCTTCGGGCCGCGCACCGCCAGCGCCGTGCGCGAGCTCAACGCCGCGATCTACGGGGGCTAA